Proteins encoded in a region of the Gigantopelta aegis isolate Gae_Host chromosome 13, Gae_host_genome, whole genome shotgun sequence genome:
- the LOC121387696 gene encoding serum paraoxonase/arylesterase 2-like has translation MIGKVIFISVLVLVLQHIFTVVHFFGVLTTVYTHYPGECRQIPGIDIGAEDFHTLKNGLTFITTGFRFQEHSAEAEKYFKEANRKGRMYLFDFNHPEKNVVELILTSTKVFNRETFSPHGLSAWEDKKTKRVFLFVVSHRHGQGDSIEKFLYVADKQRLHHVKTYEGSDSFKFLNDVAATGENSFYFTNYLCWTSRPLMMVQYFFLIRCSDVVYYDGSTYQSVSGRLGGANGISLSNDGKFVYVSAVFEKEIKVYKRETNGALTLAQSWSFGTAVDNMAVHPETGDVYCAAHPIPYKFLEHDDNPRVKRSPSQVLQLKVKGDNLTSVQELFVDATGDLISGSSTALVYKNKLLIGSVLHKLVLCDVNIPL, from the exons ATGATTGGTAAAGTTATCTTCATCAGTGTGTTGGTTCTTGTGCTGCAGCATATCTTCACTGTCGT GCATTTCTTTGGTGTCTTGACGACTGTGTACACCCATTACCCTGGGGAGTGCAGACAGATACCTGGTATCG aTATTGGTGCCGAAGACTTCCACACACTTAAGAATGGGTTGACCTTTATAACTACG GGATTCCGTTTCCAAGAGCACTCAGCCGAGGCGGAGAAGTATTTCAAGGAGGCGAACCGGAAAGGCCGGATGTATTTGTTCGACTTCAACCACCCCGAGAAGAACGTGGTGGAGCTGATACTGACATCGACGAAAGTCTTCAACCGAGAAACTTTCAGCCCTCACGGACTGTCTGCCTGGgaagataaaaaaacaa AACGGGTCTTTCTCTTTGTTGTGAGTCATCGACATGGCCAAGGCGACAGTATTGAGAAGTTCCTGTACGTGGCTGACAAACAGAGACTCCACCATGTGAAGACATACGAAGGAAGTGATTCATTCAAATT CCTGAATGATGTTGCGGCGACTGGCGAGAAcagtttttatttcacaaaCTACCTGTGCTGGACATCGCGCCCACTAATGATGGTTCAGTATTTTTTCTTGATTCGCTGTTCCGATGTCGTGTACTACGATGGGTCGACctaccaaagtgtttctggccGACTGGGCGGTGCAAATGGAATTTCTTTATCTAACGATGGAAA ATTTGTTTATGTGTCTGCCGTCTTTGAGAAAGAAATCAAAGTTTACAAGAGGGAGACCAATGGTGCACTAACTTTGGCACAG TCTTGGTCATTTGGTACTGCTGTTGACAACATGGCGGTTCACCCGGAAACGGGGGACGTGTATTGTGCGGCACATCCAATCCCGTACAAATTCCTGGAACATGACGACAATCCCCGCGTGAAGAGATCGCCATCTCAG GTTCTACAGCTGAAGGTAAAGGGAGACAATCTAACGTCAGTTCAGGAGTTGTTCGTGGACGCGACGGGAGACTTGATATCGGGATCATCCACGGCTCTCGTCTACAAGAACAAATTGCTCATCGGCTCCGTGCTGCACAAACTCGTTCTCTGTGACGTCAATATTCCTTTGTAA
- the LOC121387725 gene encoding uncharacterized protein LOC121387725 gives MSEHRDMSPRTPPPHRLVSNTNSDGSSKMAVTSVKDIAHETTSSQSHYRNKQKTARYALPNGHHIAMHGTTKSLPGMLLNETAKGRTRRGHHTSNGNRHGDGVGTHRGRPPFSGTHRGRPPFSGTGQRHHGKIIHSPTPFHRPEPKEKAISFFDIELQKIERFQYRPGEEVCGAIHMDVMRSVEIRFLELVCVGEGTATLQKHRGDPLRQTETYLLKRTYVIGTGDAKWTSVLTPGHYVSNFRVKLPKNIPSTLSFVDHHNGFSFEVSYCLKARICDSIRSTSSIRSTASSSINNLVKVILSKKQPFNVQQPFDLHQIPNALVPVLHEEEIVLSCANNNVAFFTLSLDRAVFLAGDDIRLQLTAHLPTSQRIKDVTCTLKQNIVLSEVNEKQTICLTQLTRKDPAGEDRSGTPSTFDMTIPTQTHLLTSFLHGCKTVQVTYTLQVLLKLSPGGGRVLFAIPISIGPSAEPIYAEKTASRKIVPIFNRPVRFPCFSPSKPEAKRTSSTDQTSRSSQSINVVTKYSNSAFGQCFLCCLGGSADID, from the coding sequence CACAGAGACATGAGTCCACGCACCCCACCACCACACAGACTGGTTTCCAACACCAACAGCGACGGCAGCAGCAAAATGGCCGTCACGTCTGTGAAGGACATCGCCCACGAAACGACCAGCTCACAAAGTCACTACAGAAACAAACAGAAGACTGCCAGGTATGCCTTGCCCAACGGTCACCACATTGCAATGCACGGCACGACGAAATCGCTGCCAGGAATGCTCCTCAACGAGACTGCGAAGGGCCGCACCCGGCGAGGTCACCACACGTCTAATGGCAACAGACACGGTGACGGGGTCGGGACCCACCGCGGCCGGCCCCCGTTCTCCGGGACCCACCGCGGCCGGCCCCCGTTCTCCGGGACAGGCCAGAGACACCACGGTAAGATCATTCACTCTCCGACTCCATTCCACCGGCCCGAGCCCAAAGAGAAGGCCATTTCGTTCTTCGACATTGAGCTGCAGAAGATTGAGAGGTTCCAGTACCGGCCGGGGGAGGAGGTGTGCGGCGCCATCCATATGGACGTCATGCGCAGCGTCGAGATCCGCTTCCTTGAGCTCGTGTGCGTGGGTGAGGGCACAGCCACGCTGCAGAAACACCGTGGAGACCCGCTCAGACAGACGGAGACGTACTTGCTCAAACGGACATACGTCATCGGGACGGGGGACGCCAAGTGGACGTCCGTGCTCACTCCCGGACATTACGTCTCCAACTTCCGCGTCAAGCTGCCGAAAAATATCCCCAGCACGCTGTCGTTCGTCGATCACCACAACGGCTTCTCATTCGAGGTGTCGTACTGCCTCAAGGCGCGGATCTGTGACAGCATCAGGTCGACGTCTTCGATACGCAGCACCGCCTCCAGCAGCATCAACAACCTGGTCAAGGTCATCCTGTCCAAGAAGCAGCCGTTCAACGTGCAGCAGCCATTTGACCTGCACCAGATACCCAATGCACTGGTGCCCGTCCTGCACGAGGAGGAAATCGTCCTGTCGTGTGCCAACAACAACGTGGCATTCTTCACGCTCAGTCTCGACCGTGCCGTCTTTCTCGCCGGCGACGACATCAGACTCCAGCTGACGGCGCACCTACCGACGTCGCAGCGAATCAAGGATGTGACGTGCACGCTCAAACAGAACATCGTCCTAAGCGAGGTCAACGAGAAACAGACCATCTGTCTGACGCAGCTCACACGCAAAGACCCGGCAGGGGAGGACAGGAGCGGCACGCCCTCCACCTTTGACATGACGATACCGACGCAGACCCACCTCCTGACGTCATTTCTTCACGGATGTAAGACCGTTCAGGTCACGTACACGCTGCAGGTTCTGCTCAAACTCTCACCAGGGGGTGGCAGGGTTCTGTTCGCTATTCCCATTTCTATTGGCCCATCGGCTGAGCCGATATATGCGGAGAAGACAGCTTCGAGGAAAATTGTCCCCATTTTCAATCGCCCAGTCAGATTTCCGTGTTTCTCGCCGTCCAAACCGGAAGCTAAGCGAACAAGTTCGACCGACCAGACCTCGCGGAGTTCGCAGTCAATCAATGTGGTCACCAAGTACAGCAACAGTGCGTTCGGACAGTGTTTCCTGTGTTGTCTCGGAGGATCGGCCGACATTGATtga